CTATTCAAGTGGCGGCTTAACAAGTCCCGCCTGATGGGGTTCTTGACCATCCAGCACGAGATTCTGAGCACCATTGTCACCGAGTACACTGATAGACCCGGCACGGAGTTGGTCTACTCAACCTGCTCGCTTCTTCCCCACGAGGGTGAGTCGCAGATTGACTCTCTCCTGAAGGAGAGTAACATTGAACTTCTTGATCCCGCCGTCGGTGGTCAGCACGGATACCCCGGTTTCCTGTGTTCTGAGAGGGTGAGGCGGTTATTTCCGCACATCCATGGGACAAGCGGCTTTTTCATCGCGCGCTTCCGAATCAGGTAGAAGATATCCTTCTGTGGACCGACTCCATCACTCTTCGCGCAAACTCCCTGTCGTCCTTGAAGGACCACGGAATTCTGAGAAACTTGGTCTTTGCCTCTTCGATGGCCCCAATATCCCTGCTAACAAACGCCTTGAAGACCAGTCTGGTCCACTGAAAACAGGGATCCTCGTTGAATCGTTCTCTCTGCCCGGATGATGCTGCCATCTCAGCCAAGTACTCAATTCCCTCCTTTGGCCTGCCCATCATGAGTTCTGCAAGTGCAGCCATGCAGGAGAAGACAATGGCATTGTTGATGACCCCGGACTTGATATAGGTCTCAGCACTCTCCTTGTATTCCTGGAGCTTTTTCGCATAGAGCTGGCGGCCATCAATAGTAATGAGATCCTTATCCTCCTGTTTCTCAGCTTTTTTCAGCTGTGCCCCGCCAAGGACAGCGGCCTTCAATTCGGACTGCATGTCTCTCATCGCATCCCCCTTGGCCGACTCCCTTGCAGTTGCTATGAGGTCTTGGCCTGCCTTTATCAATGCACGTTTGATTGACGGGTCTGATAGCGATGGGTCCTTTCTGCGCTGACCCTCCTCATAGACCTGCCGGGCATACTTGAACATCTCATAGCCATTGTCAGTCAGATTCATGCTGTTTGCAAAGACAATCCCTTTGATGCAGGCGATTATTGTATTGTCGAGCTCTCCCAAGTTCTCGAACTGCGTTGCTGCCTCAACAAGCCAGAGAAGCGCGTCGGTGCTCTTCGCCTCAAGGAGCTTCTGTGCGTTTGACAGTGAACTGTACGCGTCGATGCATATCACGTAGAGACCTGCTTGTGTGCATTTGGCCTTGACTTCCCCTCTAGGTATCTTCTGATTACGCAGCGCACACGAGTGGCTGGCGCCTGCAGTACGAAGCCATGAACAGCTCTCCGACTCTGTCAATAGGTGTACACACGTCCTTCGCGTGATTATGGGCAGTGTGAACTCACACTTCGAGCCTAAAAACGTCACCCATCTATATCGACACACTTAACAACAGTCGCGAGAGGTCCTTAGCACCGAGGGATGAGCCCTGAACGATGACGACGAGTTGGCCATGATACGAAGAAAGAAGATGGCACAGCTTGTTCAGCGAGAGAAACAACTGCAGGCCGAGAGAGAACACAAGGCGAAGGTCTCGGCTGAGCGGTCAAAACTACTCAAGCGCTACCTTGCTCCAGATGCCGTGGCATACTTGGAGTCGCTGAAGACCAGAGACCCTCCGGTTGGCAACAAGGTGGAAGAGGTACTACTGTATCTCATCGTCTATCGTGGCGTACGCGAGACAATCGGCCAGACCGACGTGATGTACATCGAGCGACTTGCAAGAGGCGAGGAGCCGAAGATACGCGTACACAGGGATGGTGAAACCTCAGACTTCGGTGCATACGTTCGAGAGGCCATCAAAGGGGAGATGCCAAAGGACTAGAGTCTCAGGACAACGCCTGAGCACGGCTCTTCCAGTCTCGGATAGTGTACCGAAGCTCGTCGATACTCCCTTCGCTCACCTTCCACTGGTTGGCGGTCTTTCTCATCTGAAAGACAAGTGCGCCTGCCCTCGGCAGTCGCTGCTCAATTATGTCCACTGCAGCCGCTATGGCCTTTGCCACACTCTCGTGTCCATCAGTCCTTGAAACAACGGACTCCAGCTCATCGAACAGTTTCGCGATAGGGGTTGTCTGCCACTGATCCACTGGCACTTCCACTTCTCGATACTTCTTCGCAGGTATGACCATGTTCCCATCCCTCAACTCCACTTCCCCTGCGCTCTGAAGCTCGTCGATGATGGACAGCGCAGCGGTAGTGTCTGACACTAGGACGGCAGCTACCTCCTCCACCTTCACTCGTCGCTTCTGCAAGACCATGTTCAACACTCTGTACTTTGGATCTCCCACTTCCAATACAGTCTTGCGCAGCACCTCTAAGGCACCTTCCTCGTTGTTGAGAACTGCTGTTGCAGCCTCCGAGAGAGCCCTCACATCCTCCTTGGCAGCCTTGGCCGTTCGCTGAGCCACCTCAAGTTCTTCTCTCATCGAGTGTTGTTCTCCACCGGGGGCTCTCTTCGAGGCCAGCTGAATCTGGTCCATCTTCATGCCTCTGACTTCCTTACCCACCTGGGTCAGGGCGCTCTTTGTCCGCTCGAGTTCTCCCCTGAGCATCATGATTTCCGCGTCCTTCTCACCGATGACGGACTGAAGTCGCTGTACCTCCTCTCCAAGCTGAGCGGCTCTCTTCTGGGCCCCGGCAAGCTGCGCTTGGAGCGCGTCAACAGTCTGGCTCAGAGCGGCGACCTGTCGAGTCCTCTCCCTAAGGCGTTCAGATTCGTCAGACATTTCAACCGAGATGTCCCCGATGCATGGAGTAAAAAGGAATTCGTATGCGTCACTGTGGAGGCACAACGTAATTGGAGCTGATAGACGCCCACACTCATTTGGACCTAGGTCATTTTCAGTCAGATATCGACACAGTCATAGCACGTGCCAAGTCCGCTGGTGTCGTTGGAATCGTGAACTGTTCGACCGGTCCCAAATCAATCCACAACACGCGCCTGCTGATGCAAGCCCATCCCAACTACATATTCCACAGCTCGGGCTGTTCAGTTTCACAGCTCACCAGAGAAGACGCGTTACGTATTGCTGACCTCACTAGGCAATATGCATCGGAAGTCGTGGCAGTCGGCGAAGTGGGACTCGACTACCACTGGATAAAGGACCCCGCACAGAGGAAGGCACAAGAACCACTCTTCATCCAGTTCATGGACTTGGCCATGGAACTCCATAAGCCTCTTGTCATCCACTCCAGAAAGGCAGAGGCGGAGGCCATAGCACTCGTGGATCAGCACTACGAAGGGGACGTGCTCATGCATTGCTACGATGGGACTCCTGAAGCAACAGCTGCCTTGAAGGACCGCGGATGGAGTGTCACACTTCCTGCGAACTTCGACAAGTATCGCAATCGCATACATGCAGCACAGATACTTCCTCTCGAGTCCATAATGCTTGAGACCGATGGACCGTATCTGTCGCCGACCACAGGCAGAAATGAGCCGTCAAACGTGAGGCATGGCTGTCTCTCACTTGCACGACTGCTTGGGCTGCCGGTTGAAGACGTCGCTGCAGCCACAACAAGCAATGCAAAGCGGTTCTATTCACTATAGCACCATGACCGATACCTCCAAATGCACTGTCTGCCCTAACACAACGGGCAAACATGTACACAAGACGCTATGCTACCTTGTCAGCCGATTCGCTAAAGGACCCTGTTGGCATTGTTGGTCTGCCGGGCATTGCAAACGTGGGCAGAATTGCTGTCGAGAGTCTAATCGAGATGCTTGACGCACAGGTGGTCTTGGAGTTCTTCAGTGATGACTTTCCTCCCCGTGTAGCTGTGAAGAATGGAATATCTCAGTTCCCGCGGTCTTCCGTCAGTGTGTACAGGGCTGCTCCTGATGAGCCCCATGACCTTGTCATGCTCTCAGCTGACTATCAGCCGTCGAGCAGTCAGGGAGTGTTTGCCTACGCCGACTTTGTCTCAAGGGAGTTCCAGTCATATGGAGTGAGACACATCTATGCTCTCGCTGCCTACGAGCAGGAATACCGAGACTTCTTCTCAAGCTATCCGCGAAGTCCAAGAGTCTTCATCTCTGCAAGTTCGGACCAACTGCTGCAGAGACTGTCAGGGATACAGGATGCCGTGGTGACTCTGGACGGTGTGATAAACGGCGCCAATGGCTTCATCCCTTCATGGGCTGCAACGATGTATGACATGGATGGGGCGTGTCTCCTTGGAGAAACATTGGGAGTGATCAAGGCGGACTATCGAGCCGCAAGGGCGGTCCTACAGGTGCTTTCGGACCATCTAGGCGTCAGCCTCGACCTTGAACAGCTTGACGAGCCTGTTGGCCATGTCGTAGAGTTCATCGAATGGGCAAAGAGCGAACTAGACCAGCGGAGTGAACGCGCTCCAGATGAGGAACACCCCTCTGACAGATACATCGGCTGACGGATACATCGACCGACTACTCTACAACGTCCGGGTGGAGGATGTCCGTTATCAAGGCTTGGCTATCCAAGTTGATGTAGAAGTGATGATCTTTGTGTTTCACCTTCACCATTAGTGGGAATCTCTTGGCCTTTGCAGTGATGCCAGGCGGGACCTTGAGCACCGTTCTGTTGCCACATACAGGACAGTTGGCGTATCTCTCGAACGTGCTCACAGTGACCATCTCATCTCTCAGACGCTAGCTGTGCACCTTGGTATCTGTACTTAACCATATCTGAGCCTTGCACTCGTCCGGCTTCGTGAGCACTTCCGTAAATACTCTGACGATAGCATCGGGTTCAAGACCGGCGGCGGACTCTCTGTCGGCTGCGACTATCCTGAGATTCTCATAGACACCTGACTCCACAAGGAATCGTAGCTCTCTCCCACCATACTGAGCCCCCAAGACAAAGAACTTTGCAAAGTCTTGGAACTCACCCTTAGGACCTCTCAGACTCGCCTTTACAAACAGGGCGCTCCCGGTGTCCAACAGTGGTTGCAGGAGGTATGCCCGGATGACCCGGTTGCCGACCTTTCTCCTGACGTCCATGAACTCCTCTGCAGTCCCGTCTTCCCTGCTCAGTCTCCACGTACTCTCGCTCAAGGTGTTCTCGAAGCATGCTCGGAGAGACCCAATATAGGCGTTGCTAATCCATAATGGCTTCCCGCAAGGGACTGAAACACTGGAAACAATCAGGACTCGAGAGGACCTCGACGAGCGGCAAGAGGTGCTGCTTGCATGATTGCGATCTCATTGTGCAGCTCTGCTGAGCCTTCTTAGAGAGTCTGAACGTGTGCGGGCAAGTTTTATCTGTAGGTATACAGATTTGATTCCAGCCGAGAGAGTGAAAGGAGTCCATCCAACTTGCAGACCGTTGACATGATTGTTCGTGAGGTTCACATGGGCCTGTGGTTCCTAGTAGTCGGATACTACTTCTTCCTGTTCATCTTCCTCCTGTTCTTCAGATGGCGCAACTCAAGGAACCCGTTCCAGCTGGCAATGGCGCTCTTTTTCCTGCTGCTTGCCGTCGGAAGGGTGTTCTACTTCATCGGCGACTTCTTTGCGGACCCCAAATCAATGCCCACCAATCCTCCCGGGCTCACTCCATTTCTCAATCCCTCATCTTTGGAGGGGGTTCTTGGCCAATGGCTCGGCATCGGTGGCTTCTTTGAATGGATGGCACTGGCAGTCCTGTCAGCAACTGCGGGCTTCATGATTTTCGGCAAGCGCTGGGCGGAAATTGGATTCATGATTCCAGCAGCCGGCTTTGCTGTCGCGCTTGCAGTGCTTCCCTATTCACTAGTGAGCTACTATGCAGGTCTCGCAGGCGTACTATATGCCCTCTTCTTGCCAGCCCTGTTCTGGTACTTGTCATGGCAGTCGGGCGGGCTGTTGCGGATTTCGAACTTCCTTCTAGGACTAGGGTTTCTAGTCCTGTTCACTGGTCGCGTGTTGCACGCAGGCAGGTTCATCCTCGATACTCTGGGGATCATCACCTATTCGGTATCGGGTGTACTGGCACCAGGTCTTATCGTCATAGGGCTGATTCTGATTGCCACAGGCAATGAGTGGGGTCAGAGTCAGTAGCGTGCTCTTCTACTCGCAGCACGACACTTGCAGATGCGAACGGACAGATGAGAGACTGCACAGGACTACCTACAAACCAATCTCCTTCCAGGTAATCATCCTCATGTCCTCTAGGTCCTGCATGGCCTTCTGGACCTCCTTGATCGGCTTTCCCAGTTGATCGGCAATGGCTCTCGTAGTGAGTGTTCCTTTGCACATCTGCGCAACGTCATATGCTTCCTGACTCAGCTGTCCGAGTCTGACAAGCATCGGCGAGACCTTGCCTTTCAATACCGGAACAACTATGCGTTTCTCAGATGCCTTGCCATTCTTGGTGATTTCATCCGCTGTGGCCTTGAAGGACTCGAAAGGCTCCAGATTGCCATCCCAGTTGGCGAGCACCTTCTGAAATGCCTTTACGAAGGCAGCGTTGACGTCCCCTAGCACAGCCATAGCGGCATTGGTGTCGTCAATCTTGTCAACGATTGCCGCGACAATCACATTCTCTCTCAGAGAGAGGCAGATGTCAAACGCACCGAAATCGATGACGTGTACGCGGTTTCCTGAACTGAGTTCTCGACCGAACTGAATGAGTGCTGTGAGAAATCCACTGATCAAGTTCGGGTCCATGTCTGCTTGACCGTATTTCCGGTCGAGCACACAGAGACCGCTATCGGCTATTAGAACGTACAGCGCCTGAATCAAGGGGTCCAATCTCCTTCTCTTGGAGCCGATTGCAGTACTCATCGATGCTTTATATCACTTTACGTGGCCTATTGTCGTGTGTCCTAGCGACACCCGCCCAACCATCTTTTTATCTCCGAGCAATTCCCCCACACATGGTGAAGTGATTGGACACAGCTAAGGATGCGAGAGTCTTGGTCTTGGAGGACGCACTCAGACGTCTCGGGGAAATCATATCCAACAGGAAGCTCAAGCTCCATCTAGAGTACAGTCGACTAAGTCAGCTCATCCAGACTGCGAGTACTGCCCTCTATGAGGTGAAGTATTCCTATGTGGACCCTATGCAGCTGGCCGCCAGCGAGGGCACAAAGAAGATTGTCGATTGCGTGTCTGAGATTGGTGTCATGATGCACTCCGCAATAGCCTCGGTCGGCTTCAAACC
The DNA window shown above is from Candidatus Thorarchaeota archaeon and carries:
- a CDS encoding TatD family hydrolase produces the protein MELIDAHTHLDLGHFQSDIDTVIARAKSAGVVGIVNCSTGPKSIHNTRLLMQAHPNYIFHSSGCSVSQLTREDALRIADLTRQYASEVVAVGEVGLDYHWIKDPAQRKAQEPLFIQFMDLAMELHKPLVIHSRKAEAEAIALVDQHYEGDVLMHCYDGTPEATAALKDRGWSVTLPANFDKYRNRIHAAQILPLESIMLETDGPYLSPTTGRNEPSNVRHGCLSLARLLGLPVEDVAAATTSNAKRFYSL
- a CDS encoding PAC2 family protein — its product is MSADSLKDPVGIVGLPGIANVGRIAVESLIEMLDAQVVLEFFSDDFPPRVAVKNGISQFPRSSVSVYRAAPDEPHDLVMLSADYQPSSSQGVFAYADFVSREFQSYGVRHIYALAAYEQEYRDFFSSYPRSPRVFISASSDQLLQRLSGIQDAVVTLDGVINGANGFIPSWAATMYDMDGACLLGETLGVIKADYRAARAVLQVLSDHLGVSLDLEQLDEPVGHVVEFIEWAKSELDQRSERAPDEEHPSDRYIG